From the Psychrobacter sp. P11F6 genome, the window TCAACCGCATCAAAAATAGGACAAACCGTATAAGAAACATTTAAGCGGCGAGCCTGTGCTTGAGCATCTTCTAGACTAATCTGAGAAGTATATTCATAAGGCATCATCACCGCATATACCTTGTCAGCACCCAAAGCATCAACAGCGATACATAGTGTTAAGGCAGAATCAATACCACCTGATAGCCCAAGGATAATACCAGTGAATCCTGAATGGTTGACATAATCACGCAGGCCAACGACCAGTGCTTGATACATCTCTGACTCACGGCTCAGTGTTAATGGCGCTTTAGTTTGACTATTAAACTTGGCAGTTTTGACGTCTAAAGTGGCAAGAAGTAACTGATTCATAAAACGTGGTGCTTCGTGGGCAACGCTACCATCAGCTTGCACCGCCATAGAACCACCGTCAAATACCAAGTCGTCTTGACCGCCAACGGCGTTGACATACACGATAGGCAAATTATTCTCACGGCTACGCTTGGCCAGCATCGTTTTACGATTGTCTTGTTTTTCGATCTCAAAAGGTGAGGCGTTCAAGCTAATAATCAGATCAGCACCTTGCTTTTTAAGCTCGGCAATAGGGCCTTTTTCCCACAAGTCTTCACAGATGAGCAGACCGATTGTGATGCCTTTATAGTCAAATAAAACTTGGTTACGACCTTTATCAAAATAACGACGCTCATCAAATACGCCATAATTTGGCAAGATTTGCTTATGATAAAAGCCTTTTTGATGACCATTATGCAAGATAGCAGCAGAGTTGAAAGTACCATGATGGTCGACATGTGGATAACCGACAATCATCACAATGTCATCGATATCACTTAAAGTAGACAAGGCGCTTTTGATGCGACCAGATAAGCTTGGGCGTAGTAATAAATCTTGCGGTGGGTAACCTAATAAAGCAAGTTCCGGGAAAATAATGACATCCGCACCTTGCTCGCGAGCTTGCAATGCGAGTGCACGCATTTTTTCAGCATTGGCAGTGATATCACCAACCAAAAAATGCGACTGAGCCAATGCAAAAGTAACGGTTTCTTGGGTTTTATTGGTCTTACTGGCCTCAGTTGAGGGAGTTATATTGGGATTATCATTGTCTTTTGACATTGTTATTGTTCCTATCGATATATGGTTTAAAATTTGTTGGGTCGTTGTTGATTTAAAATAAAATCAAAGTAGGTCCGAAATTCACTCAAAATAGCACTCTGTCATATCGAATTCTAATAGTGAACCGAGATGATGAGCTTGCTTACGCACAGTATCCAACGTTGTAACGCCCCTCTACAGGTTTGATCTTATGATAGTCTATAGAAGGACGCTAAAAGAGGGCTGTAGCGCATCGTCTGAAAAATGTTATATATGTAGAATGATCCAAATAAATAAGAACAAACGAATTTAATGCTATTAAAAAGCTTAAAATAATTGCTTTAGTATAGCATCAATTATCGTTGCAAATAGAACGCGCCAGTGAATTACCTTTCAATAGGTCAGTTTACAGTATGAATGTAAAATATCCTTTTAGTGCATTGTTTTTACATGTTAAATCTATGTGTCAACTTCTATCTATTAATGTCATCATCTAGTAAGCTTATACAGAGAAAGTTGTAAGTAAAGATTACAACATATCGTTATATCATTATCATATTTTGCGGCATAATAAGCCGTGATAATCGCTTGATATTTATCTTGCGTTAGTCAAAACTATCGTCCGTAAGTATGTTACGGTATGCTACGATTTGATGCTCTCAAAGCAGGTTTACTGGTACGGATTGTTTACACCCCTCGCTAATGAATACCGCTAATGGACAGGGTCTTTTTATGGGCACGGTCTGTGAGTTGATATTCATCACACATTTATAAACTTGCCAGCAAGGTCGCGATAGATCTTCGCTGTCTGCTCTTGGTTTATACGCTATGATTGAAAATTGGACAAAAGAATTTATTATTCAGCGCTTATTGGCTATTACTCTGTTGGTAGTGCTGTTCGTACTGTGTTTTCAAGTGGTACAATTTTTTATTGTACCCGCATTATGGGCGGCGATTTTAGCGTATGTTACCTTTCCTATTTATAACTTTTTTTACGAAAAAGTAAAGCTGAGTCCTAATTTTAGCGCTGCTATTATGACGGTGAGTATCTCCTTAATGATAGGTGTGCCACTGGTTATCGGTGTTTTTATTCTACAGCAAGAAGCCTTGAGCCTAATCAGTAACTTGATTTATCGTATAAAAGTGGGCTATTTAGATGTGCCTGATTCTATTAAAGATATGCCTATCATCGGTCAGCAAGTGAAAGATGTGCTGTGGAGAATCAATAAAAACCCAGAAGGGACGTTAGAGGCGTTTCGTATCTGGGTACAGTCACATTTATATTATGGCAAAGTAGCGTTTGATGTGGTGTTTAGCGGTCTTGCCAAGTTAGGTATGGCGCTGATGACGTTGTTTTTCTTTTATCGTGATGGTACCAGTTTGGTGCGTCAAATTCGCCAAGCACTGCGTAATATCATTGGCAATCGCATCGATGGCTATATTGATTCTGTGGGTACGACCACGCGTGCGGTGGTTTATGGTATTGGTTTGACGGCATTGGCACAAGCACTGCTCGCAGGTGTGGGTTACTACTTCGCTGGTGCACCAAGTCCTATCTTACTCACTATCATAACCTTTATTATCGCCCTGATTCCGTTTGGCACGCCATTTGTCTGGGGCGGTGTATCCATTTGGTTGTTAAGCCAAGGTCATACTGTAGAAGGGATTGGCTTGGCACTATGGGGCACTTTGGTTATCAGCTGGGTTGACAATCTCATCCGTCCTATTGTGATTAGTGGCG encodes:
- a CDS encoding NAD+ synthase encodes the protein MSKDNDNPNITPSTEASKTNKTQETVTFALAQSHFLVGDITANAEKMRALALQAREQGADVIIFPELALLGYPPQDLLLRPSLSGRIKSALSTLSDIDDIVMIVGYPHVDHHGTFNSAAILHNGHQKGFYHKQILPNYGVFDERRYFDKGRNQVLFDYKGITIGLLICEDLWEKGPIAELKKQGADLIISLNASPFEIEKQDNRKTMLAKRSRENNLPIVYVNAVGGQDDLVFDGGSMAVQADGSVAHEAPRFMNQLLLATLDVKTAKFNSQTKAPLTLSRESEMYQALVVGLRDYVNHSGFTGIILGLSGGIDSALTLCIAVDALGADKVYAVMMPYEYTSQISLEDAQAQARRLNVSYTVCPIFDAVEGIRHTLAPLFNKSPADTTEENIQARARGVVLMALSNKFGHLVITTGNKSELAVGYSTLYGDMAGGFDVLKDVYKSQVYKLASYRNRLEDTPVIPERVITRPPSAELRPDQKDQDSLPDYDVLDGILMSYIDEDMGYQDIINKGFEAELVAKVIQMVDNSEYKRLQAPIGTKISHKAFGRERRYPLVNKWSVKG
- a CDS encoding AI-2E family transporter, which produces MIENWTKEFIIQRLLAITLLVVLFVLCFQVVQFFIVPALWAAILAYVTFPIYNFFYEKVKLSPNFSAAIMTVSISLMIGVPLVIGVFILQQEALSLISNLIYRIKVGYLDVPDSIKDMPIIGQQVKDVLWRINKNPEGTLEAFRIWVQSHLYYGKVAFDVVFSGLAKLGMALMTLFFFYRDGTSLVRQIRQALRNIIGNRIDGYIDSVGTTTRAVVYGIGLTALAQALLAGVGYYFAGAPSPILLTIITFIIALIPFGTPFVWGGVSIWLLSQGHTVEGIGLALWGTLVISWVDNLIRPIVISGATKIPFIIIFIGVLGGLTAFGFVGLFIGPVVLAIGLAVWREWISQHKNEIFAPQDLVLSDNQTLPPVNESE